The DNA window GCCTCCCCCGAGGGGGCGGCGGCCGCCGCCCCTCAACCCGGGAGCAACAGATGCGACATTCCCAACCGGAAGCGGTCGCCGGTTTGGTAGAATACCAATCCGACGCCGTGGTCAGCAAAACCATCGTCGATACGGCCGCCGGATCGGTCACCGTCTTCGCTTTTGACCGGGGCCAGGGCTTGAGCGAGCACACCTCGCCTTACAACGCCCTGGTCTGCGTGGTCGACGGCGAAGCCGAAATCACCATCGACTCCGTGCCGGTCACGGTCCGCTCCGGCGAACTGATCGTCATGCCCGCGAACCGCCCTCACTCCCTAAAAGCATTAAATAAGTTTAAAATGATGTTAATAATGATACGTTCGTAGCCGAAGAGAACTTTGCACCTGTGAAAAGCAGAGAGCAGAGAACAGAGAGGGAAGAATCCAGAATACAGAATACAGAATTCAGTATTCAGTAGCTCTCAACCGCGCCCCCTGGAGAGCTTTGCACCTGTGAAAAGCAGAGAGCATAGGGCATAGAGGGAAGAATTCAGTATTCAGTAGCTCTCAACCGCGCCCCCTCAATGAGTCCACAGACCTGCCTGCCGGCAGGCAGGTCTGTGGACTCCTCCCTTCGCGAACCCTGAACCCTCTGCCCCCCCTTCATGCTCTTCATGTCCTTCATGGTAGAAAATGCATAGGGCATAGGGCATGGAGCAGCACCACCTCCTCAGACCCTGAACCCCGAACCCTCTCATTCCCCCCCCTGTGTCCTCTGGGGCGAGAAACAAAGGACACCGGGGAAGCCGTCAGTAGGTGTAGATCAGGGCCCCGCTGCTGTATACCTGCTCCTCCAGGGTGCCGTCGTAGACGCTGGCGGTCGAATCCTTGTCCCGGAATTCGAAAATTCTCGAACAGGCCGCACCGCCCTCCAGCCGAAGCGTCAGGTGGTCGGTGATGGCGATATCGAAGACGGGACCGATCAGGATCTGGGAATATTTCAAGACCATGTCGTTGAGCGGGGCCGCTTGGCTGAGGCGGTATTCGTGTCCGACCACCCGTCCCCGCAAACCGATGGTGAACCAGGAATACGCTTCCCAGGAGAAGATCAGGTACTGAGGGAGAACCGTGTCCAGGCTGAAGCCGTCTCCCAAGTCCCACTCCCCACCCAGCGCGGGAAGAAGCATTTCCTCGCCGAAGGAATCGGCGTAATAAAGGCCGCCGTACAGTTTGAGGTCCTCCGCGACCTGCCAGGAGAGGAGAACGCCGCCCATGTAATAAACGTCCTCCCATCCCACGTCCTTCATGTCGCTGTGAATGGCGGGCATAAAGGCCAGGTATGCGCCCCATGCCGACGAAAACTCGGTGTTGACCCCCACTGCCAGGGAGACGGCGTGAAAACTGTGGGGGAGATCGTCGGCTTCCGGAAAATGCATGTCGCCGTAGTCGGTGAAAAGGCCGTTGTATCCGGCACCGAGCACCAGGTAGGTACTCTCCGCCAACGGCAGCGGCAACGCGCCGGCGGCATTGACCGAAGTCAAGCCGACGTTGCCTTCCTCGCTCTTGAGATCGGCGGAGGGCGTATTGTACCCCTCCAGAATCGCGAGCTGGTCGTTTTCCCAGGCGAATCCGGGAAGAGCGACCGCCACGTTCGCCAAGACCGCCACCAAGGCATAACCCAACGATTTTGCCGACACGGTCAACCTCCTTGTTCGCCGGGCGACCGGGAACTCACCCTGGATTCCCGGCTTTTTCCCCTATACAATAACGGTCTTAAGCCCATGCAACAACCGGAAAGAGCCACGGCGATGCTGATAGCGGTGGGGTCGCACAATCCGATCAAGACGGCGGCGGCACGCGCCACCCTGATCCGCCTCT is part of the bacterium genome and encodes:
- a CDS encoding cupin domain-containing protein; protein product: MRHSQPEAVAGLVEYQSDAVVSKTIVDTAAGSVTVFAFDRGQGLSEHTSPYNALVCVVDGEAEITIDSVPVTVRSGELIVMPANRPHSLKALNKFKMMLIMIRS
- a CDS encoding DUF6268 family outer membrane beta-barrel protein, with the protein product MSAKSLGYALVAVLANVAVALPGFAWENDQLAILEGYNTPSADLKSEEGNVGLTSVNAAGALPLPLAESTYLVLGAGYNGLFTDYGDMHFPEADDLPHSFHAVSLAVGVNTEFSSAWGAYLAFMPAIHSDMKDVGWEDVYYMGGVLLSWQVAEDLKLYGGLYYADSFGEEMLLPALGGEWDLGDGFSLDTVLPQYLIFSWEAYSWFTIGLRGRVVGHEYRLSQAAPLNDMVLKYSQILIGPVFDIAITDHLTLRLEGGAACSRIFEFRDKDSTASVYDGTLEEQVYSSGALIYTY